Proteins found in one Halobaculum sp. MBLA0147 genomic segment:
- a CDS encoding valine--tRNA ligase: MSTQDPESDDASDAATGTDTDTGDAAETPVPSLSGEYDPEATEDRWQRFWVDDETYRFGDGDADPNTAYTVDTPPPTVSGSLHMGHLYGSTLQDFAARFHRMHDGDAMFPFGYDDNGIASELLTEEELGIHHSDYTRREFQEKCREVCAEYEESFTNEMQSLGVSIDWSRTYKTIEPRVQRISQLSFLDLYEKGREYRERAPTIWCPDCETAISQVEMEEEKRDSEFVDLAFELVEPGSEPPADPEREASDYPVPTEAGDDVVISTTRPELLPACVAMFVHPDDDANQHLVGGTARVPLFGHEVPIYADDRVEAETGTGIVMCCTFGDQTDIEWYQAHDLDLRVAIDESATMTDLAGDYEGLSTEAARDAIKDDLDAAGRLLARDPIEHVVQVHERSCDAAVEYLVTEQWYVELLDHTDEYLEAGREMDWYPEKMFSRYEHWIEGLEWDWCISRQRDSGIPFPVWYCADCDEAIFADPERLPVDPIADEPSVDACPECGHDEFEAEEDVFDTWATSSLTPLINAGWDYDADAGEITFDEPGLYPMDLRPQGHDIVSFWLFHTIVKCVEHTGEVPFDSVLINGWVLDENREKMSSSRGNVVLPEEVMAEYPVDAIRYWASGYSVGDDFPYKTNELRQGEKLIQKIWNASKLVDDLASEAAAEAELATTTHPTTDAELPAEPETLEPVDEWLLSTLDDIVETATDHFAAHEYAKARTELRTFFWDTFCDNYLELAKQRDGAAASTAYTLRTVHETVLRLFAPILPFVTEEVWTATYAPAGDADTAEADADATGEGAADAPETGAADAADADDTPSLHRQGWPEPRGYDAPLAPGERAMRVISALRSFKSDRGLALNADLPEVEVYGDIAGFEDAVASVMHVDELTVSADATAPQATAEIADIDLDYATVGPKYGDAVGDIEADIASGAYELDGDTLAAGGETLTGDEFEVVETHSYDGAGELIETESVVLVVHTDD; encoded by the coding sequence ATGAGCACGCAGGACCCAGAGTCCGACGACGCGTCGGACGCGGCGACCGGCACGGACACCGACACCGGTGACGCGGCGGAGACCCCCGTCCCGTCGCTGTCGGGCGAGTACGACCCCGAAGCGACCGAGGATCGCTGGCAGCGGTTCTGGGTCGACGACGAGACGTACCGGTTCGGCGACGGCGACGCCGACCCGAACACCGCCTACACCGTCGACACGCCGCCGCCGACCGTCTCCGGTAGTCTCCACATGGGCCACCTCTACGGGAGTACGCTCCAGGACTTCGCGGCGCGGTTCCACCGGATGCACGACGGCGACGCGATGTTCCCGTTCGGCTACGACGACAACGGGATCGCCTCGGAACTGCTCACCGAGGAGGAACTCGGCATCCACCACTCCGACTACACCCGTCGCGAGTTCCAAGAGAAGTGTCGCGAGGTGTGTGCGGAGTACGAGGAGAGCTTCACGAACGAGATGCAGTCGTTGGGCGTCTCCATCGACTGGTCGCGCACCTACAAGACGATCGAGCCGCGCGTCCAGCGCATCTCCCAGCTGTCGTTCCTCGACCTCTACGAGAAGGGCCGCGAGTACCGCGAGCGCGCGCCGACGATCTGGTGTCCCGACTGCGAGACGGCGATCTCGCAAGTCGAGATGGAAGAGGAGAAACGCGACTCCGAGTTCGTCGACCTCGCCTTCGAACTCGTCGAGCCCGGCTCGGAGCCGCCTGCCGACCCCGAACGCGAGGCCAGCGACTACCCGGTGCCGACCGAGGCGGGCGACGACGTGGTCATCTCGACGACCCGTCCCGAGTTGCTGCCGGCCTGTGTCGCGATGTTCGTCCACCCGGACGACGACGCGAACCAGCACCTAGTCGGCGGCACCGCCCGCGTCCCGCTGTTCGGCCACGAGGTGCCGATCTACGCCGACGATCGCGTCGAGGCGGAGACCGGGACCGGCATCGTCATGTGCTGTACCTTCGGCGACCAGACGGACATCGAGTGGTACCAGGCCCACGACCTGGACCTGCGGGTCGCCATCGACGAGTCCGCGACGATGACGGACCTCGCGGGCGACTACGAGGGACTCTCGACGGAGGCGGCCCGCGACGCGATCAAGGACGACCTCGACGCGGCGGGGCGACTCCTCGCCCGCGACCCGATCGAGCACGTCGTCCAGGTTCACGAGCGGTCGTGTGACGCGGCCGTCGAGTACCTCGTCACCGAGCAGTGGTACGTCGAACTGCTCGACCACACCGACGAGTACCTGGAGGCAGGCCGCGAGATGGACTGGTACCCGGAGAAGATGTTCTCCCGGTACGAACACTGGATCGAGGGGTTGGAGTGGGACTGGTGTATCTCCCGCCAGCGCGACTCCGGCATCCCGTTCCCGGTGTGGTACTGTGCGGACTGCGACGAGGCGATCTTCGCCGACCCGGAGCGACTCCCGGTCGACCCCATCGCGGACGAGCCGTCGGTCGACGCCTGTCCCGAGTGTGGCCACGACGAGTTCGAGGCCGAAGAGGACGTGTTCGACACGTGGGCGACCTCCTCGCTCACGCCGCTGATCAACGCCGGGTGGGACTACGACGCCGACGCGGGGGAGATCACGTTCGACGAGCCGGGGCTGTACCCGATGGACCTGCGCCCGCAGGGCCACGACATCGTCTCGTTCTGGCTGTTCCACACGATCGTCAAGTGTGTCGAACACACCGGCGAGGTGCCGTTCGACTCCGTGTTGATCAACGGCTGGGTGTTGGACGAGAACCGCGAGAAGATGTCCTCCTCGCGGGGGAACGTCGTCTTGCCCGAGGAGGTGATGGCGGAGTACCCAGTCGACGCGATCCGCTACTGGGCGTCGGGGTACTCAGTCGGCGACGACTTCCCGTACAAGACGAACGAGCTCCGGCAGGGTGAGAAGCTGATCCAGAAGATCTGGAACGCCTCGAAGCTCGTCGACGACCTGGCGAGCGAGGCCGCCGCGGAGGCGGAGTTGGCGACGACCACCCACCCGACGACGGACGCGGAGTTGCCGGCCGAGCCGGAGACGCTGGAGCCGGTCGACGAGTGGTTACTGTCGACGTTGGACGACATCGTCGAGACGGCGACGGATCACTTCGCCGCCCACGAGTACGCGAAGGCCCGGACGGAACTGCGGACGTTCTTCTGGGACACGTTCTGTGACAACTACCTCGAACTGGCGAAACAGCGCGACGGGGCGGCCGCCTCGACGGCGTACACGCTGCGGACGGTCCACGAGACCGTCCTGCGGCTGTTCGCGCCGATCCTCCCGTTCGTCACGGAGGAGGTGTGGACGGCGACGTACGCGCCCGCGGGGGACGCCGACACCGCCGAGGCAGACGCCGACGCCACCGGAGAGGGCGCAGCCGACGCCCCCGAGACGGGCGCGGCCGACGCGGCCGACGCAGACGACACCCCGAGTCTCCACCGACAGGGGTGGCCGGAGCCGCGCGGGTACGACGCGCCGTTGGCGCCAGGCGAGCGGGCGATGCGCGTCATCTCGGCGCTGCGCTCGTTCAAGAGCGACCGCGGGCTGGCGTTGAACGCCGACCTCCCGGAGGTCGAGGTGTACGGCGACATCGCCGGCTTCGAGGACGCCGTCGCGAGCGTGATGCACGTCGACGAGCTCACCGTCTCGGCGGACGCGACCGCGCCGCAGGCGACCGCCGAGATCGCGGACATCGACCTCGACTACGCCACGGTCGGGCCGAAGTACGGCGACGCCGTCGGCGACATCGAGGCCGACATCGCGAGCGGCGCGTACGAACTCGACGGCGACACGCTGGCGGCCGGCGGCGAGACGCTGACCGGCGACGAGTTCGAGGTCGTCGAGACGCACAGCTACGACGGTGCCGGCGAACTGATCGAGACGGAGTCGGTCGTCCTGGTCGTCCACACGGACGACTGA